The Scatophagus argus isolate fScaArg1 chromosome 4, fScaArg1.pri, whole genome shotgun sequence DNA window ACACAACAACATGTCCACTTTTCATCACAGATGACTGATGAGTCCTGCTCTGCTCCCTCCTGAATAAACACCGCTCGGTCCAGAGAAACCAGCAGGACCTCGGCCACAGTCCAGCTGATCACAACAAGCAGAGCAGGTCAGGGAGCGGACACTCGCCATCATATGCCACTCTTCcatacgcacacaaacacacactctgctgtctctGCGACGCCCACTTAAACTTTCAGCAACAGTTACTCTTTAAAAGCGTCCGCGCTCGCTGCTGTGTCTCTCAGCTCACAGTTACAACTAAACTGAAGGAGCCTCTTTCAGGTGAACACTGAGGACACCGGCGCGCCTGAACGCACCACGTTTTCATACACCACCTGGATTCACTGCAGAAATGTGATCGGTAGTAAATCTGGCAGAAAACTGGTCCCACTGGAGCCCATCTAAGTGGGCTCCTGCATCCTGGCCTCATTTTGTGGCCCTGTTGTGTTGTGAGGGGTCAAAATAAAGTTCAGTTTCATGAAATGTCCACTAAGTAAGTGACACACTGAAAACCTGGGTTCAGGCACAGGAGTCCTGAACCCAGACTGAGACCCACTTTCCTGACCCACTCAGTTCACAGCAGGTTTATTACCTGAGCATGAGCAGAGGGTCAGCCTTCACTGAATGAGGAGCGCTTTACCTGAGCACGAGACACACTTTAAACATGTGGATCAATGAAACAGACGCTGTTAGGTTCTAAGGGCTGTGCGTCGTTAGAAGACACGTGAAGGACTCAGTGTGAGGAGCACAAAGTGGACTCCGAGCCGAGAACTGGTTTCACCGTCTGGCCTTCCTGCCCCTCCTCCCGAGCGCCGCGTGCGTGGCACACGCGCACGCGCACCGTAATAATGTAGTGGccaataaaaaaggaaaaaccgAGATAATCCGAACCGTGTTGTCCCCGTAGTCCCGTCCTCACGTCCCCGTTAGACCGGAGCAATGAAAACCAACGACAAAATCACAGTGTCAGAGCAGACATTTTGAGATTCCTTGTAGTGTTGCAATCAGGTAGAGGCtaatgctaacaggctaacagaCAGCTCTCCGTGTCTATGGGGCTTTTCCTTGCTGTAGTTGGGTAGCACGGCTGTTAGCGTTAGCATGCTAAAGAGACGACAACAGTCCACTGCGTCTGAACACCCTAAATAATTTACCAAACGCTGTTATTCAAACGTGAAGACACGAAGGAGTTCTCAAACGTCAGATAACGTGTTAAATTTACCGCGGTTGCTGAAAACACTTTACCCTCTCACAGCTGTTACATAGCTAGCCTACATAGCCCAGCGGGCTGTGACAATGGAATGCTACGCGGCTAACAGTTAGCGACCAGCTAGCTTCTTCCTCAAATACAAAACACTCTTCTAATGTTAGTTGACATGTGGATCCACAGTACGCAGCCCGATCTGTATTTTGGCTCCCCACACAGTCCCGTAACTCACAGAGCAGCGTCTATCACACGCCGACACCGCGGGTTCTTCTCAGAGCCGACTTACCTGCTCTTCTTCCCCGGTGTCCGGGCACTGCTCCGGGTCTCCGCAGTCTGAGCTCCTCCGGGCCTCCAAGGCATCCGGCACCGAGGGCACCCAACGCCAAACACAGTCCACCAGCACAGCCGGGAGAACGAGTTCAGAGACGTCCCCAATTCCCACAAAATGTCCCGATAAAATCCTTCACGGAGGCCGAGTTTCACCGAGGAGCCCTGGCGTTAACCCCAGCCAGCTAACCGTCCCTGCCGCCCCGGCCTCTGCGTCTGACTATCCGGCTTCAGAAGGCGACACCATCCCCCGCAGCCCCGGGATTATTACAACGGAAGTAAATAAAGAGTAACATGAATTAATGCGGCTCACTAACGAGTGGAGTTTGACGTTAGAGCCGCCTCCGTGTGCTTCCTCTGCATCGCTGCCGGTGCTGAAAGCCAGCAGgctgaggagaagaaaacagcGACCGAAGGCAGAGCTgctctgagagacagacagggagggaggcagggagacagacaggcaggcagagagacagacaggcaggcagggagacagacaggcaggcagggagacagacaggcaggcagagagacagacaggcaggcagagagacagacaggcaggcagagaggcaggcagggagacagacaggcaggcagggagacagacaggcagacacaaacTGGATTATTTGCAGTGAGCAGGTTAAAGCAGTAAATCAGAAACGAAAAGTCTGATTTGAATctgctaaataaaataaagtagaagAGCGACATGCGgatgttgtgttgtttaaggACTGCAGTTCATAGTCTGATTAGAGATTTTCATGAGAGATTTTTTTAAGAAGCTCGAGACCCAAAAGCCGTTGTTACACTTGGTTCATAAGTGAGCTGTAGATGAAAGCATTAAACTATTAGCAAAGCAGTTTCTTATGAACACTGAGAGACATCTGGATCTGAGCAGCAAAACGTGAAGACATGCTGACTTTTGGTCCACAAACTCCacatcctacatttcccatgatgcacctgGACAGGGTCTTTCATTACAGCCTCCCAGCCTGGGAAACATCTTTCCAACTGCACAACCTTCAGTTTGTGACACCGACTGTATGTGACACGTGGTCTGACGACGTCGCCGTGACGTCACAGTGAGGTCATTTCTTGAGGTTCGATGAagcttgtgtgtgcagacagaccATCTGCTTGCCTGAAGAGGTGCCTCTGTgacctgctgcttctgtttccatggcaacagatgctctctctctctctctctctctctcatacacacacacacacacacacacactgtgacaggcATTTGATTTGACATCTAACAGACCTCgtgagtgtgtgagatgaaagagaagaacaaaatcagcaaacagagagatgagaggaggaggaggaggaggaggagaggaaggtaacaaagagagacagaaggggagggaggaacACGATTCAAAGATGAGAACAAAGAGATTCAACAAGAGATCAGACAAGAACGAAGGATGACAAGGACAGACGAGGGAAACAAGGACACGAGGgaggaaaaaactgaaatttaggaggaaagaaaacagaaaggagatgatgaggaaacagagagagaagtgagggtgaggaagaaggaagaaaagggaaggaAACAAAGGAAAGCTTTGACGTTCACTAACGTAACGTTCACTTACGTACTGTAAGGATAAGACAGAGGATTTTTAACAGGTTGTCCTCTGTGAGGGGGAAGCTActttaattttactttattttaaagtttatgcTTTTCCTTTAGTTGTTTTTTACTGGTTTTGTTATCccgtttgtgttgtgtgtcctTTTGACTTTGTGTAACAATAACAATAGGAGAaatgaagggagagaaagaatgcacaaaaaaggcagaaagagaagaaatgaggaaGGAGTtaaggaagaaggaaaatgcGTGAAGAGCCGGAGGTCAGAGGTGAAACGTGTTGAGCTGCAGTTCCTCTAACGTCCACTGGGTGCTGCTGTGCTCCAACACGAGTTCAGTAACACTGAATATGAGTGCTCCTGAGGAAATGACTGCAGTGAATCTGCAGGCTTGTGTTGTTTGAGCCGGATGTGTCAGGTAGACACTCGCTCAGTGAACTGATCTCAGGTGCGATCGTTGGATGTTTTGGGGCGTTTCTTGTCTCAGTCACTGGCTGTTTGTTCCACCTCAGTTCCACTCAGGATCAGATTAACTTACTGATGGCCTCTACCGTTCTGTGCTAACATACCAGTGACAGTATGTTAAGATGTATGACATGGTGCCAAAATacctggacgccccctggtggttggctgcagtacagctcataagctcctccccctccatgtttgcaggtgggacatgagccaaactgaaaactcaaagtacacgtcagataaatgtttcccaaagatggtttctgtttgtttaggtagttcttatcacactgcttgttcaagtgttcatttctctgatcagtttgattttaattagcTAATCGATTTTTATAAAAAGaggctgaaatgtcatgattgacaagCTGAGAGCTGCCCCCGACTGGCTCAGACaggtgtgtgggcgggaactcgacACAgaggctccacctcctgatcactactgcagactccggctccaaatgacatcaccagaacaagatggcagcactcatatcGGGCTTCACTTTGGTACGGCGTGAGGAAGTGGAGAGACGTCAACCATCTTTACACGTGCTAATGCGACATACAGCAAGTGAttctgtaaaacacacaaagtacaaagtaaCTAAGTGCTACATGTTACTGTAGGAGTCCAGTCAGTGGTGGGTCTGAAGTGTCTCAGGTTTCTGCTGGGGGAAATCATGACCATGCAGTCTCAACCACGATGTGAACATGTAAAGCACAAGGTAGTCACTGAGGATTATCACTCAGAAATAAGGCAAAAGCTTAACTCTGATCAGTCCACATCACGAGGCATTTCCAGGTGTCTTAATGGAGCGAATAACGACCACAATGTTGTTTTGTAtagaagagaacaaaaaaagactaaaaaacaCGAAGAATCACCAGAAGCTCTTCAGAACATACAGGATTCTTTATTGAATGAagcaacacaatgaaaagaatTTCAATCCCctattatgaaaataaataaatcattttctttgtctcacagaagcccaaaacaaacacctgcagcTGATTTCATCTTCTGTTGTCGtttattgtctgtttgttttcctgctgacaAGAGTTCATTCAGCTGCTCGCCGGACAcgagaaaagaataaaaagatgaGACGCTCTGATCCATTTTGGCACGGGAAAaatatgagagagagacagactgagagaaagagagacagacagagagagagacagaagccGACGGGTTAAATTATGATCAGCAGTGCATCTGGTTCATGTCAGGACACCTGGTGGCGCAGATCTCAGCCATTTTACTCCCAAAATATCCCTTCAAATCTAAGACCAATAAAATCTCAGTGTGCGAGTTAAGCGTTGCCATAGTGACTAATTACAGACTTTCCTTAAAGAGCTATCACACCTGCTGAAAGGCAAAAAATACCTCCACCTGCCGGCGTGCCTCCAAACCTCAAACATTACGCTTCCCCCAGCTAGCCGGGCTCCCATTCGTTTTCAGTGGAGAGCGCTAACAAAGCTAATGATGCTAATGAGccattgaaagaaaaaaaaaaagaaaacaaaatgtttcctgcAACATTTCACATGAAGAAGAGCTGActggtgtgttggtgtgtgatgatcctgtgtgtgtgcgatgaTGACAACGTAATAACTGCTGACCTGCTGGAGCGTGTGGACggaggaaggtgtgtgtgggtgtgtgcgtgttgcCTGAAAAGTTTCCGTGTGACTCGACTGTCCAGGCTGCTCAGCAGTTACGATGCTGAGTACTGAAGCAGCACTCGGCATCGTAACTGCAACACCAGACTTCATTCAAAATGTTGTCAATTTAACACTTTTATTATTCAGCAACCAAAATGTTGTCAGACTGTTTTATAAACGTTTCTGTGTTGGAGTTGAGCCTGACGCTGCTGTACTGAATGTACTGTTGTGATGACAGCAAACATAGTACTGATACTGCATACTGAGATCTGTGAAACACAATGTCTGTACTGCTGATGAAGTATCACAAAGTGTACTCCAGTATACACTACTAACAAATTAGTATGCACAGACTGTACAGTATTTAGTGGTTTTTATCAGTACAAGTGAGACTACATACTGATACCATGAAGTACACAGTGTTTGATCAGTCATTAAGTTCACATGAGCTTTAACTACACAgggccaaaagtatgtggacagctgAACTTCACTTGTTTCCACTCCtcagatggtgatgatgacgatgaaggtgatgatgacgatgaaggTGATGGCTCACCACCTTCCATTTtatgtaaacaaacaacaacaggctGGTTTACTGACAGCAAATCCGACTCACCGCAGGAGAATAAATAACTGAACTGATTAACAGTTCATCAAACCAAACCACCAGTTCATTCTGATTTGTGTCACAGTAAGCAGAATACTtcatgttttctgacattttacacacCAAATAACTGAGCTGAGTGAGAGCTGTACTGATGTGCTACTGACAGTACACTACAATAGTACTTAGTACACAGTAAACTGAGTCAAACATTTACGTCTGCTGTCGATCTCCTCAAAatatttaagtttgtttttgtgcacttCTCTACTGAAACTCATGAAATTAACCAAGTGGTAATCTGTATGTAGTACACACTCATGTACTGTTAACTTAGTAGTACATGACACAGTGTGCAGTATTTGATGGTGTACTGCTTGCTCAACAGTACAGAGTAGCTGTAGACTCCAGTATGCAgtattacagtgtgtgtgtgtgtgtgcagtctgagTGTCACAACTGAATCCAGGAGGGtaggggtcaaaggtcagacaGGTGAGGGTTGATTCCAGGCGTTGCAGGTCTACTGCTGGTCTTTGAACGCATCCAGGTCGAAGGTGATGTCCAGGAAACGCCGCAGCTCCATCAggtgagtgtttttgtttcccgTCGCCGGAGCAGCTGCTGGTTCTCTGCCAGCatacctgagacacacacacacacacacacacacacacgaggtcACAGGTCAAATCACCCCGGGTGGTCACTccattatgatgatgatgatgatgatgatgatgatgatgatgatgcagatgGTTACCAGACGGGTTTGGCTCTCTGGATGGTGGTCCTGATGCGAGGCTTTACGTAGTCATAGTAACCCTGGTTCTTGTGCTCCTCCTGACACCAAACGAGGTCAGCGTTGGGAAAACGTTCCGACTCCGCCTTCACCTGGTCGAACGGGAACGgagacagctggagagagagaggcagaagaaatCATTTACCGAGTGGATTTAAAGAGAAAGTGACTAAACGTCAAAGTATCAACGTGGGCCGACTGGACGGCAATCCGAGGGTGTTTTGGAGCCCACAAAGCAACAGCGTTGACCCGTCTGGCCACtagaaaatgaatgataaaaCTAACTGATGCCAACTCTCTAAAACACGCAAAGTTAAACTACGAGCTGAAGCTAACCTGCTGCCGAAAATCGCTAACCCAAACACAGAACTAACGCCATGGGGAGGCTGGTGACATcacctgcctccagctcagccgCTCACAGAATTCAGTTGTAATACTTattcaaattgattttcagcagaaaaagttactctttaatgaaatatttagcCACTTCCTTCTTACTGTGTAAGTCAATAATCAGaaacatcaaacagaaatgtgccACAGAGCTGCATGATGTTTGAATAAAAAGGAGAGccctctgtgcgtgtgtgtgcgtgtgtgtgtgtgtgtgtgtgtgcatgtgtgtgtacctgctccATGCGAGCGATGGCCACacttccctccatccctctgttcttcctctctttggTGAGCTCGTAGTAAACCTTCCCCGTGCAGAAGACGAGCCTCCTGACCTCCTCCGGACGCTCCGCTGCCGAGCCTCCCTCTGGGATCAGCCTCTGGAAGTGAGTTCCTGcacacaggagagaggaggagcaggaggagtgACGGTGAAGGTGAGTGTCTGCTCTCAGGAGGACTGagaataatgatgatgatgacgtgGTGGTGAATGCAGTACCAGGCAGCATCTCATCAAAGCTGGATCTGGCCTCTGGGTGACGCAGCAGGGATTTGGGAGTGAAGACAATCAGCTGGGGggacaaacaggaagtttaTCACgtactttaaaaataaaagtcaataaCAAAAGTGAAGATCATTTCCAATCAGGAAACTTCACAAAACAGAATCTGTGAAGATGAATGAAGAGGTTCAGTAATGACTTTTGTTAACACAACACATTTCTTCTTATGGTGTTTGTCCTTTGAGGATGTCCATCAACACATTAACAAGGTtgtctcggtgtgtgtgtgtgtgtgtgtgtgtgtgtgtgtgtgtgtgtgtgtgtgtgtctcacaggcTTCCTGAATGGGAGGAGAATCTGTCGTCTGAGAACATGAAAGTAGTTTGCAGGACTGGAACAGTTCACCACGATCCAGTTACAGTCGTAGAGCTGACGCACCGCAAAGTCTTCGGTGATggtctgacagacagacagacagacagacagacagacagacagacagacagacagacaggaggagagactgAACAACTGAATTTGTCTCCCCATCAGGTCTGAATCTGATCAACAGGAAACTGCTGACATTCAGGTATTCTCACGAGTTACCGGTTCAATCTGACaccgggtgtgtgtgtgtgtgtgtgtgtgtgtgtgtgtgtgtgctaccgGCATGACGTCAGGGTCGTCGTTGCACATCTGGAGGAACCTTTCCGGGCGAGCTGAAGAATGTTCTGGGCCCTGCAGGCAGAGTTTTGTTAGCCTCAGCGTCACAGAGTGAGCACAGTAGTTTGAAATGTCCAGCAGGTGGGGCTGTTTCACACCTTCTTCTCTTTAACACaatcacatcatcatcttcttctttctcgACATCCTGAGCTAAACAAATATCTGACTTCACCTTTATGTTACTGCGCTCCATACGCGACCTGACACctgattcattcattcttgtCATTATCAGTCAGTGATAACCCAAATTATTTAACCTCACCTGACatattttaaatcacttctcaaaactgcttttttattaatattaacatGCTGCTTTACTtctaatattgttattattaacaatcttttactgcagtttgtattgtttttaattgcctgattttatttgttttgttgtctccTCAAAATGTTTGAATCCTGATTCAACAATTTGAACAGGTGCTAAataaagtttgttgttgttatcagaGCCACACGTAATAAATTAATCaaacagatgatgaaaagaCAATCTGCTTTGAGATTAGACATCTGCTGGTTCCAGCGTGTTAAACGGCGGGATGGCGGCGTGCGAGTCGTTCCTCACCATGCCCTCCATGCCgtgcggcagcagcagcacgatGCCGTTCTGTCGGACCCACTTGGCCTGACCGGGACAGATGAACTGGTCGATGATGCACTGAGCCGTGTTGTGGAAGTCCCCAAATTGAGCCTCCCACAGGATCAGAGCGTTGGGACTCGCCATCGCAAAACCCAACTCGAAGCCTGCCGGCGGACGGAAGGTCAGACGTTCGGTTTAAAGAGCGGAGCGTACAGAgcaacaagcaacagctgaCAGAAAGCGTCCAGACTCACCGAGGACGCCGTACTCAGACAGCGAGCTGTTGCACACGGTGTACGGCGCCTGGTTAGGAGACAGGTGGTTCATGGGAATACAGATCCTCTTATCCACGTTCTGGTCGTGGAGGACGTGATGACGGTGGCTGAAAGGGGACAAACGGACTGGTAACCCGGAGCTGCACAGAACCTGAACATGGGAGGATCACGAAGCCTCGAGCTTCTTAAGTGTCAAGGAAAATGCTGAAATGACACATGCTCAGTTACCTCAACGCGACGGGAAGGTTTTGTGAAGCGATCAGATAAGGTGACATGTTTGGGATCTATTAGTAACGTCACAATAACATGAAAACGGCGTTATTTTGAAAAGGTTCTTGTAAGAACCACAAAACTCTAACGgtgcacacatttcacacagtttcCACAAACCAACGTGGAACAGGTCAGAGAAACACGTATGATGGACTCCTTCCTGCACAGAGAACCCAAACGGCTCGCGCTCAAAGAGGAGCTTCAAACAGCTTCTGTCCGGCTCCTGGAGCGTTTACCTGAACGTCCCACGCTCCACGTCCTGTCCCGACAGCCTGACGTGCGTCCCCTCCTTCAGCAGCGATCCGAAGGCCATGTACTCTCCCAGAGCCCAGTCCACCGTGCGGTTACGAACCATCTCAGCCCGGCCCTTCAGGATACGACTCAGACCTGGAACGACAGATACGGGTTTTACATCAGTTACTGATCAACGGGAGCAGACCACACCTGCAGCAGGTATGAGGTTTTAAACTACTGTCTGTAAATAACAAAGTCCGTCCATGAACCAAATAATTTCTGGCTTTGTTTCTCAGaggaacagaaataaaaggaagTATGACCTCCGTGGATGGTGAAGTCCTCTACAGGGACGGAGGAGGCCACCTGTCCAATGTAGTTTAGGTCGTCTTCAGTCAGACCGGTGGAGGGGCAGCTCATGGACTTTGGCTGTCCGTCCAGAGTGAAAAAACCTgaagacaacaacaactcaACCAAGTGACAGAGGAGCAGGAACACAAAGACACACCTGAGAACCGCAGCACAAAGGGAGCAGGTCGGACGGCATCGAGTTTCCCCAAGGAAACGtcctgcagtttgttttgattcatGAAATGATCAGTAAATCTGACACAGAAAcatccctcctccctcaccgGGCCATGGGGAGTCCAGCCAGTGCTTGATGTGGAGGATCTTCTCATCTTTAGAGCGAGCGTAAGCCTCCTCACAGATCTTGTCATATTTGGCAATCTCCTCCTGCGAACAGAGAGAAGAGCCGAGTGCAGCTTCACTCAAACAGCAACAGGACACCAGGAAGACATTTCCAACGTTCACCCAAGCTTCACACCATAAAGGGAGCAGCAAAACACATCAACGAGAAAAACAAGcagggtgatgatgatgatgcggGATGCTGCTCCTCAGAAACTGAAAGTCTTTGGTCAAAAAGGAGCACAAACGTCCTGGACGTccaacagactgtgtgtgtttacctcgTACTCCTGCCTGCTGACGGCTCCCTCGGCGATCAGTTTCTCTGCGTATTTCTGCAGCACTGGCTTCTGCTTCTTGATCTGTTTGTACATCAGCGGCTGCGTGAACATCGGCTCGTCCATCTCGTTGTGACCCATCCGACGGtaacacacctgcacacacgcAGCACGTAAACATACATCACGCGACAACTGACACAGGTGAGGCAGAGGACACAGCCGAAGCTCACTGACCAGGTCGACCACCACGTCTTTGTGGAACGTGGCCCTCCACTCTGCAGCCACCTTGCAGACGTAGATGACGGCCTCGGGGTCGTCGGCGTTGACGTGGAAGATGGGAGCGTTGACGACTCGAGCCACGTCGGTCGGGTACGGAGACGAGCGAGCCACGCGTGGGTCTGTGGTGAATCCGATCTGGAGACAGGACGTCAGAGGGGTCACAGTTCAGTCTGTCGGTCACCGTGTTTGTGCCATGTCTGTCTGCGTTTGTTACCTGGTTGTTGACGACCACGTGCACGGTGCCGTGTGTGGTGTAGGATGGCAGGTCGGACAGATGGAAGGTTTCATAGACGATACCCTGTCCTGCAAACGCTGCGTCTCCGTGGAGCAGGATGGACATCACCTGAACGCACACAGAGGAAAGTGTTCTGTGATGGGGTTCTGCAGAGGTTCACAGAACACCGCTGGAGATGAACTTTACTTCGATCTCCGAGTCAGCCTCACCCTGTTGCCGTCGTTGTCTCCACAGTAGAACTGCTCGGCTTTGGTCTTTCCCTGCACCACAGGGTCCACGGCCTCCAGGTGAGAGGGGTTGGCCACCAGGGACAGGGTGATGTTCCTGTCGGTCACCCGGTTGATACGACGGTGGTACATTCCCAGATGGTACTTCACATCTCCGGAGCCCTGAGGACAGAGGTCACGTCAGACTGAAAATACTTTGATGATTCATGTTTCCATGTTTGCAGTGAGGTCACCACAGCAAACATCTCAGGCTATTTAAGCAACAAAGCTACAAgctgcatttacaaacaaagaaaactctGCAGCCCTGATAGGGTCAAGgtttatcaggaggacagctgctcCACTCTATGAAcgtggactgtgtgtgtgtgtttctctgggTGTTTACTGTATCGCAGGCGGCAGTGACTTTAGAGCAGTTAAAATACCTCATCAGCAGCTTCCAGTTTGGagtcaaactgacagaaaatctGTTCCAGCTCTTTACGAATAACGTTGGCCAAAACGTTGAGACGACCCCTGAAAGAAAGCAGCGAGTGCACAAACAGTGAGAGCGAAACACAcaagccgtgtgtgtgtgtaaaaacataaaaaaagagtgtgttgtgtgtgttacctgtgaGGCATGCCCATGATGACGTTCTCCACGCCCTTCTCAGAGGATTTATCAATGATGGTTTTCAGAGCTGGGATCAGAGACTCGCAGCCCTCCAGACCAAAACGTTTCTCTGCAGACCACTTCTTCTGCAGGAACTCCtcaaacctgcacacacaccaaaggtTCAggcctgtcacacacacacttgatcacGCACTTCGGCTGGCTGACGGAGGTGTGGTGTTCACCTGGTGGAGCGCACCATCCGGGCCAGCAGcgtcctcttctcctccagagTGAACTGCATCACTCCTGGAGTCTCAAACTTCTCTCGGATCCACTGGCACTGCTCCAGGTCGTTGATGAACATGAACTCCACCCCGATGTGCTGACAGTACGACATCTGACCAACAAACACAGCGCGGGTGAGCGTTACCACATATTTAGGAGCTTTCTGGAGAGGCTGACCTGAACAGGAAGCATCTTACTTCATTTAGACATTACAGAATCAGAACCAAATGAGACCGTTGTGCTAAGCAGCTGTTGTCCCGCCCACTGTTTGCCCATGAATCGACTGGTCGATTTCACTGTCAATCAACACATCAGTAGCCCACATGCACAATTTATGTTGAACaaattgctgcttttaaacAAGCCGTGTG harbors:
- the ogdha gene encoding oxoglutarate (alpha-ketoglutarate) dehydrogenase a (lipoamide) isoform X1 — encoded protein: MHRLRTCAARLRPLTASQAAQTVGQQRPVTVTSTGGTRTFQPVRCYTAPVALEPFLNGTSSNYVEEMYYAWLENPKSVHKSWDVFFRNANAGAPPGAAYQSPLVLSAASGLAAPQLSSLVGAQPNVEKLVEDHLAVQSLIRAYQIRGHHVAQLDPLGIMDADLDSCVPTDIITSSDKLDVAVCEERLRILTVGGFYGLDESDLDKVFRLPTTTFIGGSESALPLKEIIRRLEMSYCQHIGVEFMFINDLEQCQWIREKFETPGVMQFTLEEKRTLLARMVRSTRFEEFLQKKWSAEKRFGLEGCESLIPALKTIIDKSSEKGVENVIMGMPHRGRLNVLANVIRKELEQIFCQFDSKLEAADEGSGDVKYHLGMYHRRINRVTDRNITLSLVANPSHLEAVDPVVQGKTKAEQFYCGDNDGNRVMSILLHGDAAFAGQGIVYETFHLSDLPSYTTHGTVHVVVNNQIGFTTDPRVARSSPYPTDVARVVNAPIFHVNADDPEAVIYVCKVAAEWRATFHKDVVVDLVCYRRMGHNEMDEPMFTQPLMYKQIKKQKPVLQKYAEKLIAEGAVSRQEYEEEIAKYDKICEEAYARSKDEKILHIKHWLDSPWPGFFTLDGQPKSMSCPSTGLTEDDLNYIGQVASSVPVEDFTIHGGLSRILKGRAEMVRNRTVDWALGEYMAFGSLLKEGTHVRLSGQDVERGTFSHRHHVLHDQNVDKRICIPMNHLSPNQAPYTVCNSSLSEYGVLGFELGFAMASPNALILWEAQFGDFHNTAQCIIDQFICPGQAKWVRQNGIVLLLPHGMEGMGPEHSSARPERFLQMCNDDPDVMPTITEDFAVRQLYDCNWIVVNCSSPANYFHVLRRQILLPFRKPLIVFTPKSLLRHPEARSSFDEMLPGTHFQRLIPEGGSAAERPEEVRRLVFCTGKVYYELTKERKNRGMEGSVAIARMEQLSPFPFDQVKAESERFPNADLVWCQEEHKNQGYYDYVKPRIRTTIQRAKPVWYAGREPAAAPATGNKNTHLMELRRFLDITFDLDAFKDQQ
- the ogdha gene encoding oxoglutarate (alpha-ketoglutarate) dehydrogenase a (lipoamide) isoform X3, yielding MHRLRTCAARLRPLTASQAAQTVGQQRPVTVTSTGGTRTFQPVRCYTAPVALEPFLNGTSSNYVEEMYYAWLENPKSVHKSWDVFFRNANAGAPPGAAYQSPLVLSAASGLAAPQLSSLVGAQPNVEKLVEDHLAVQSLIRAYQVMGHHNAQLDPLGISCVNFDDAPVNTGFQDVGFYGLDESDLDKVFRLPTTTFIGGSESALPLKEIIRRLEMSYCQHIGVEFMFINDLEQCQWIREKFETPGVMQFTLEEKRTLLARMVRSTRFEEFLQKKWSAEKRFGLEGCESLIPALKTIIDKSSEKGVENVIMGMPHRGRLNVLANVIRKELEQIFCQFDSKLEAADEGSGDVKYHLGMYHRRINRVTDRNITLSLVANPSHLEAVDPVVQGKTKAEQFYCGDNDGNRVMSILLHGDAAFAGQGIVYETFHLSDLPSYTTHGTVHVVVNNQIGFTTDPRVARSSPYPTDVARVVNAPIFHVNADDPEAVIYVCKVAAEWRATFHKDVVVDLVCYRRMGHNEMDEPMFTQPLMYKQIKKQKPVLQKYAEKLIAEGAVSRQEYEEEIAKYDKICEEAYARSKDEKILHIKHWLDSPWPGFFTLDGQPKSMSCPSTGLTEDDLNYIGQVASSVPVEDFTIHGGLSRILKGRAEMVRNRTVDWALGEYMAFGSLLKEGTHVRLSGQDVERGTFSHRHHVLHDQNVDKRICIPMNHLSPNQAPYTVCNSSLSEYGVLGFELGFAMASPNALILWEAQFGDFHNTAQCIIDQFICPGQAKWVRQNGIVLLLPHGMEGMGPEHSSARPERFLQMCNDDPDVMPTITEDFAVRQLYDCNWIVVNCSSPANYFHVLRRQILLPFRKPLIVFTPKSLLRHPEARSSFDEMLPGTHFQRLIPEGGSAAERPEEVRRLVFCTGKVYYELTKERKNRGMEGSVAIARMEQLSPFPFDQVKAESERFPNADLVWCQEEHKNQGYYDYVKPRIRTTIQRAKPVWYAGREPAAAPATGNKNTHLMELRRFLDITFDLDAFKDQQ